One region of Gossypium raimondii isolate GPD5lz chromosome 6, ASM2569854v1, whole genome shotgun sequence genomic DNA includes:
- the LOC128041674 gene encoding secreted RxLR effector protein 161-like has translation MLEFEKRISEPTLSVKKSESETLLIVSLYVDDLLVTESNGELIEEFKMQMQDVFEMTDLGEMTYFLGVEVNQSDHAIFIMVEGEKLTSSENHERVDEKEYRSLVGCLLYLTATRPDIMFAVSLLSRFMHCCDVVHFKVAKRVLRYVKVTLNYGVKFEKIKELKLRGYSNSDWARLIDDMKSTSGHFFTFGSEVFCWSSKKQQTVAQSIAEAEYIAATVAVNGLGSSYVI, from the exons ATGCTCGAGTTTGAGAAGAGAATCAGTGAGCCTACTCTTTCTGTGAAGAAGTCTGAAAGTGAGACTCTGCTGATTGTGTCACTTTATGTGGATGATTTATTGGTAACTGAAAGCAATGGGGAGCTGATTGAAGAATTTAAGATGCAGATGCAAGATGTTTTTGAGATGACTGATTTGGGGGAAATGACTTACTTCCTTGGCGTGGAAGTAAATCAATCTGACCATGCCATCTTCATAA TGGTTGAAGGTGAAAAATTAACCAGTAGTGAGAATCATGAAAGGGTTGATGAGAAGGAGTATCGAAGCCTGGTAGGTTGTTTGCTCTACTTAACAGCTACAAGGCCTGATATCATGTTTGCTGTTAGCCTCCTATCCAGATTCATGCATTGCTGCGATGTTGTTCACTTTAAAGTAGCCAAAAGAGTTCTCAGATATGTGAAAGTGACTTTGAATTATGGAGTGAAGTTTGAGAAGATAAAAGAGCTTAAGTTGAGAGGGTATTCTAATAGTGATTGGGCTAGATTAATTGATGACATGAAAAGCACTTCTGGCCACTTCTTCACTTTTGGCTCAGAGGTCTTTTGttggagttcaaagaagcaacaaacCGTTGCTCAATCAATAGCAGAAGCAGAGTACATTGCAGCTACTGTAGCTGTTAATGGCTTAGGAAGCTCTtatgtgatttaa